A genomic window from Phycisphaerae bacterium includes:
- a CDS encoding PAS domain S-box protein, translated as MSNLTATATQLPSEDGHCPATFQSNQLPDGYDSAAAMTAPDAVIVVDRAGLIVAWNVGATRVYGYCEGEILGRPWTVLAGADRHGTLRRLHRRACEGVQIDAVDDVHIRKGGEKFDVRVSFSPARRDSSEIDGVVMISRDVTQTNRLLAQAAELQSVIDSLPVLVLYLDVELRVRFSNRSPLRTWVGAAGELKGRHIRDVLGESIYEKRARCFAETLSGRAVDFEYHIREQTGNLQFFQVTLQPDLDAFGGVRGLICVFTDISTVKHSEAELISSEKNLRALNEALPFGIIKADDRGRVYYANRQWFRMMEMKQSESFGEEWIEEVVSEEQAGLREDWRRSFSDVVELNREFRVGEAGRTRWVQLQLRPLFLDSGLSFFGVLRDVTEARAAQQRSAEHAAALEAANRRLEAHHQELEAANRALIAAKSQSEAATRAKSEFLANMSHEIRTPMTAILGFAEMLMLPDTSPDDMREAADTIRRNGVHLLQLINDILDVSKVEAGKLEIESVPCSPHDIVMEVMELMQVRASAKGLTLVHEFRNGLPDAIMSDPTRIRQILLNLVGNAVKFTEVGGVQLVVERKYTGRTGEQLIIEVHDTGIGIDPEFMRTMFEPFSQGDVTTTRHFGGTGLGLTISRRLARLLGGDIHVQSTKNVGSVMTLILPCRPTEQVAETSASRDVVAGGTWETTSPCRISGDELAGCRILFAEDGPDNQRLISRLLTRAGAEVTVVENGLLAVDAVRAAGRVNLTIDVILLDMMMPEMDGYEATRMLRRDGYRGPIIALTASAMQTDRDRCLAAGCDWHASKPTSPRDLIAVVRQFYPRQS; from the coding sequence ATGTCAAATCTGACCGCGACCGCGACGCAGTTGCCATCTGAGGATGGCCACTGCCCGGCGACGTTTCAGTCGAACCAGTTGCCGGATGGGTACGATTCTGCGGCGGCCATGACCGCGCCGGATGCGGTGATCGTGGTTGATCGGGCGGGATTGATCGTCGCGTGGAATGTCGGGGCCACGCGGGTATATGGGTATTGCGAGGGGGAGATACTCGGTCGGCCGTGGACTGTGCTCGCGGGCGCGGATCGTCATGGGACCCTGCGACGCTTACACCGACGCGCCTGTGAAGGCGTCCAGATTGACGCGGTCGACGACGTGCATATTCGAAAAGGCGGAGAGAAGTTCGACGTACGAGTGTCGTTCTCGCCGGCGCGGCGTGATTCGAGCGAAATCGACGGCGTGGTGATGATCAGTCGAGACGTGACGCAGACGAATCGGTTGCTCGCCCAAGCTGCCGAACTTCAGAGCGTGATCGATTCGCTTCCGGTACTCGTGCTTTATCTCGATGTTGAACTGCGTGTGCGGTTTTCGAATCGATCGCCTCTTCGGACCTGGGTCGGGGCGGCCGGCGAACTCAAGGGACGCCATATCCGCGATGTGCTGGGTGAATCGATCTACGAGAAGCGTGCTCGTTGCTTTGCGGAGACGCTTTCGGGGCGAGCGGTCGATTTTGAATATCACATCCGCGAACAGACGGGGAATCTTCAGTTCTTTCAGGTTACGCTGCAACCGGATCTGGATGCGTTCGGCGGCGTCAGAGGTCTGATTTGCGTCTTCACGGACATATCGACGGTCAAACACAGCGAAGCCGAACTGATCAGCAGCGAGAAGAACCTTCGCGCTCTGAATGAAGCCCTGCCGTTCGGCATCATCAAGGCTGATGACCGCGGCCGAGTGTACTATGCCAATCGCCAGTGGTTCCGAATGATGGAGATGAAGCAGTCAGAGTCATTCGGGGAGGAGTGGATCGAGGAGGTTGTTTCAGAAGAGCAAGCGGGTCTTCGTGAAGATTGGCGGCGTTCATTCTCCGATGTGGTGGAGCTAAATCGAGAATTTCGTGTCGGCGAGGCGGGCCGGACGAGATGGGTTCAACTTCAACTGCGGCCGCTGTTTCTGGACAGCGGACTGTCTTTTTTCGGCGTGCTTCGGGATGTCACGGAGGCGCGTGCCGCGCAGCAGCGTTCGGCAGAACATGCCGCGGCGCTGGAGGCGGCGAATCGCCGGCTGGAGGCGCATCATCAGGAGCTGGAGGCGGCGAACCGCGCACTGATCGCCGCTAAATCGCAAAGCGAGGCCGCGACGCGCGCGAAGAGTGAATTTCTGGCGAACATGAGTCATGAAATTCGCACGCCGATGACTGCGATTCTCGGATTCGCGGAAATGCTGATGCTGCCGGACACCTCGCCGGATGATATGCGTGAGGCCGCGGACACCATCCGGCGCAACGGCGTGCATCTGCTGCAGCTGATAAACGACATTCTTGATGTGTCGAAGGTGGAGGCAGGGAAACTGGAGATCGAGTCCGTGCCCTGTTCGCCGCATGACATCGTCATGGAAGTGATGGAGCTGATGCAGGTTCGGGCGTCAGCGAAGGGTCTGACGCTGGTTCACGAGTTTCGCAACGGGCTGCCTGACGCAATCATGTCCGACCCCACGCGAATTCGGCAGATTCTGTTGAATCTTGTCGGCAATGCCGTGAAGTTCACGGAGGTCGGCGGCGTGCAATTGGTGGTTGAACGAAAGTACACGGGCAGGACGGGCGAGCAACTGATCATCGAAGTGCATGATACGGGGATCGGGATCGATCCGGAGTTCATGCGGACGATGTTCGAGCCATTCTCGCAGGGCGATGTGACGACCACGCGTCACTTCGGCGGCACGGGACTGGGGCTGACGATCAGCCGGCGGCTGGCCCGGCTTCTTGGCGGCGATATCCATGTCCAGAGCACGAAGAACGTCGGGAGCGTCATGACATTGATACTTCCGTGTCGTCCGACTGAACAGGTCGCCGAGACCTCCGCCTCGCGGGATGTCGTCGCGGGCGGCACGTGGGAGACGACCTCGCCGTGTCGAATTTCGGGTGACGAACTGGCGGGATGCCGCATTCTGTTTGCGGAAGACGGGCCGGACAATCAACGATTGATCAGCCGGCTGCTCACGCGCGCGGGCGCCGAGGTGACCGTGGTTGAGAACGGGCTGCTGGCGGTCGATGCCGTTCGAGCCGCCGGGCGGGTCAATCTGACGATCGATGTGATTCTGCTCGACATGATGATGCCCGAGATGGACGGCTATGAGGCAACTCGAATGCTGCGGCGCGATGGATACCGCGGGCCGATCATCGCGCTGACCGCTTCGGCGATGCAGACGGACCGGGATCGCTGCCTCGCAGCGGGCTGTGACTGGCATGCGAGCAAGCCGACTTCCCCTCGGGACCTGATCGCCGTGGTCCGCCAATTCTACCCTCGCCAATCCTAG
- a CDS encoding ABC transporter permease yields the protein MTGERIWKRLRHAVLEIVLLGVCVWLHFQSEYFLTKDNLLLVLRNVSEIGIIAFGMTMVIIAGEIDLSVGSAAAFAGCLTAFLVELGLSPWVAVPCTIAVGAASGAFIGFARAKFNVPTFITSLALLTGLSGAAFKLTGGYPLSSFPGGFSYLGNGYVAGIPLPVLIFAGVFAAAHVLMSHTPFGRSVYAVGGNAEAARLCGINVTGVRVSVLAVTGSLAALSGILLASRMSAGSPEVAKGWELDVIAAVIVGGTSLTGGSGRVWGTLIGVVFIGVIVNGMRLLDIHEDGQLIARGIIILAAVLLSKLQQDE from the coding sequence TTGACGGGCGAACGAATATGGAAGCGGCTGCGCCATGCCGTGCTGGAGATTGTGCTGCTCGGCGTGTGCGTCTGGCTGCATTTTCAGAGCGAGTATTTTCTGACGAAGGACAATCTGCTCCTCGTGCTTCGGAATGTGTCGGAGATCGGGATCATCGCGTTCGGAATGACGATGGTTATTATTGCCGGCGAGATTGATCTGAGCGTCGGATCGGCGGCCGCGTTCGCAGGGTGCCTGACCGCGTTTCTGGTTGAGCTGGGATTGTCGCCGTGGGTTGCAGTGCCTTGCACGATCGCGGTCGGCGCGGCATCGGGAGCGTTCATCGGATTTGCCAGGGCGAAATTCAACGTGCCGACGTTCATCACGTCGCTCGCGCTGCTGACGGGGCTTTCCGGGGCGGCGTTCAAACTGACCGGCGGTTATCCGTTATCGAGTTTTCCCGGGGGATTTTCGTATCTTGGGAACGGCTATGTCGCGGGGATTCCGCTTCCTGTGCTGATTTTCGCGGGTGTGTTCGCGGCGGCACATGTCCTTATGTCTCACACTCCGTTCGGGAGGAGCGTGTATGCGGTCGGGGGGAATGCGGAGGCCGCGAGGCTTTGCGGCATCAACGTCACCGGCGTGCGTGTCAGCGTCCTGGCGGTTACGGGCAGCCTTGCGGCGTTATCCGGGATTCTGCTGGCATCGCGCATGAGCGCGGGGAGTCCGGAGGTTGCGAAAGGGTGGGAACTGGATGTCATCGCCGCCGTGATTGTCGGCGGAACGAGTTTGACAGGCGGCTCAGGGCGAGTCTGGGGCACGCTGATCGGCGTCGTCTTCATCGGGGTCATCGTCAATGGAATGCGCCTGCTGGACATTCACGAAGACGGGCAGCTCATCGCGCGCGGAATCATCATCCTGGCGGCGGTACTTCTCTCGAAACTACAGCAGGATGAATAA
- a CDS encoding alkaline phosphatase family protein yields MSTRTAALSTLIVTGCMLISNVASAVQPKLVVLIVVDQLRGDLVTRFEEDFSQDGFRRLQNHGALFVNARYTYGSSETAPGHASVGTGRLPRYHGIVANKWFPEDAGPNGIHAVNDPQTRPVPMHSQTTTPGASPWRLIGPGLGDQIKLSDRRSRVFSVALKDRAAIFMAGKRPDAAFWWDLSTGQFISSTWYCDSLPEYVTAFNADRPADRWFGRKWELLLPEANYAGCHPFDSDWMSHPAFGSTFPHALPTFNPDKPRDYYSALWCTPFGNELVIDLAERILTNEKLGRGSAVDMLCIGLSSNDLVGHYFGPDSLETKDVTVQTDRQLARLLKSLDEVVGLDRCLIALTGDHGATSTPLLTQKLGLGGGIFDIPTVEARLNDQLQSFFPTPGFGNPPHQIVISLDMPWCYLNRQLMATLSEPDRQRAMQKAVEILKEYDGVSEVYLESDLSGPMPSRDEQFRYLAWRCCKPGRSGDIFVQLAPFWYKTDDKISGHDSGTNQDRHVPIYLLGPRIRPGRYFTEADPCDIASTLAALLGIEAPLNATGRVLHEAIDTRPVLGPTD; encoded by the coding sequence ATGAGTACCAGAACGGCCGCGTTGTCCACATTAATCGTTACCGGCTGCATGCTGATTTCAAACGTGGCTTCGGCCGTCCAACCGAAGCTCGTCGTCCTGATCGTCGTGGATCAACTTCGTGGCGACTTGGTCACCCGATTTGAAGAGGACTTTTCCCAGGATGGATTTCGGCGCCTTCAGAACCACGGCGCGCTCTTCGTGAACGCTAGGTACACATATGGTTCCTCGGAGACCGCCCCAGGGCATGCCAGCGTCGGAACTGGTCGATTACCCCGCTACCACGGCATCGTCGCCAACAAGTGGTTCCCGGAAGATGCCGGCCCGAACGGCATTCATGCCGTCAACGATCCCCAGACACGGCCAGTCCCGATGCATTCGCAGACGACCACGCCGGGGGCTTCGCCATGGCGGCTTATCGGTCCAGGGCTGGGCGACCAGATAAAGCTCTCCGATCGACGTTCACGAGTCTTTTCTGTCGCGCTAAAGGACCGGGCCGCAATCTTCATGGCGGGTAAGCGACCGGATGCGGCCTTCTGGTGGGACCTCTCCACTGGCCAGTTCATTTCCAGCACATGGTATTGCGATTCACTTCCTGAATACGTCACTGCGTTCAACGCCGACCGACCGGCCGATCGATGGTTCGGAAGGAAATGGGAGCTGTTGCTCCCCGAGGCGAATTACGCGGGGTGCCATCCATTTGACTCAGACTGGATGAGCCATCCGGCTTTTGGATCGACATTCCCGCACGCCCTGCCGACGTTTAATCCGGATAAACCGCGCGACTACTACTCCGCGCTCTGGTGCACGCCCTTCGGCAACGAACTGGTCATCGATCTCGCCGAACGCATCCTCACGAACGAAAAACTGGGCCGCGGCAGCGCCGTCGATATGCTCTGCATCGGCCTGTCCTCCAACGATCTCGTCGGCCACTACTTCGGTCCCGACAGCCTCGAAACAAAGGATGTGACGGTTCAAACGGACCGGCAGTTGGCTCGCCTCCTGAAATCACTTGACGAAGTGGTCGGGCTCGACCGATGCCTGATCGCTCTCACCGGCGATCACGGCGCCACATCAACCCCGCTGCTGACTCAGAAGTTGGGACTCGGCGGTGGCATCTTCGACATTCCCACAGTCGAGGCGAGGTTGAACGATCAATTGCAGAGCTTCTTCCCGACGCCCGGATTCGGCAACCCGCCGCACCAGATAGTCATAAGCCTGGACATGCCCTGGTGCTACCTGAACCGGCAGTTGATGGCAACCTTGTCCGAGCCCGATCGGCAACGCGCCATGCAGAAGGCGGTCGAAATCCTCAAGGAATATGATGGCGTTTCGGAAGTGTATCTTGAGAGCGACCTGTCCGGACCCATGCCTTCCAGGGACGAGCAATTCCGCTACCTGGCATGGCGCTGCTGCAAACCGGGTCGATCGGGCGATATCTTCGTACAACTTGCGCCCTTCTGGTACAAAACCGACGACAAAATTTCCGGGCACGACTCCGGAACCAACCAGGACCGGCATGTGCCGATTTACCTGCTCGGACCGCGCATTCGCCCCGGTCGCTACTTCACAGAAGCCGACCCCTGTGACATCGCTTCGACATTGGCGGCGCTGCTTGGAATTGAGGCGCCACTCAACGCGACCGGTCGGGTGCTGCACGAAGCGATTGACACCCGTCCAGTGCTCGGCCCAACCGACTGA
- a CDS encoding substrate-binding domain-containing protein, with translation MSLFVRLGCLLCLTVVGCEKKSETPAEAPAKAFDLTRPTVDIRIGAILMQQDQFFRANEAGMKAAAKEFGATMTAQNATGALDKEISLVESLINQQVRAIVISPLSEKASVNALKKAHDAGIKIVTYNNSIDADFPACTVASDQSEIGASTGRAVVEYVRKHRKGKANIAIIGFASQLPEQGNARLEGFKREIANLPGIKIVAEQDAWIASKAAEVVSELLVKKPDIIWGANEGATVGAVTAVRNAGKAGKIVVFGTDVSKQIIEFLMADDKILRAVTAQRPRDMGYLAMEAAIRASKGKSMDSKKVVPVELFQRGDDARLKAYLRSLDQ, from the coding sequence ATGAGTTTGTTTGTCCGCCTCGGCTGCTTGCTCTGTCTGACGGTGGTGGGGTGCGAGAAGAAGAGCGAAACGCCTGCGGAAGCGCCTGCCAAGGCATTTGACCTGACGCGGCCCACCGTGGACATACGGATTGGCGCGATACTGATGCAGCAGGATCAGTTCTTCCGGGCGAACGAAGCGGGCATGAAGGCTGCGGCGAAAGAGTTCGGCGCGACGATGACCGCTCAGAATGCCACGGGTGCGCTGGATAAGGAAATTTCGCTTGTGGAGTCGTTGATCAATCAGCAGGTGCGGGCGATTGTGATCTCACCGCTGTCCGAGAAGGCGTCGGTGAATGCCCTGAAGAAGGCGCACGACGCCGGCATCAAGATCGTGACATACAACAACTCAATCGACGCCGATTTTCCCGCATGCACGGTGGCGAGCGATCAATCCGAGATCGGGGCTTCGACCGGCCGAGCGGTGGTTGAGTATGTTCGAAAGCACCGCAAGGGCAAGGCCAACATCGCGATCATCGGCTTCGCCAGCCAGTTACCGGAGCAGGGCAATGCTCGTCTGGAGGGGTTCAAGCGAGAGATTGCAAACCTACCGGGCATCAAGATTGTCGCGGAGCAGGACGCATGGATCGCTTCGAAGGCGGCCGAAGTTGTCAGTGAATTGCTTGTGAAGAAACCGGATATCATCTGGGGTGCGAACGAAGGAGCGACGGTCGGCGCGGTGACGGCAGTTCGGAATGCCGGCAAAGCGGGCAAGATCGTCGTATTCGGCACGGACGTGAGCAAGCAGATCATCGAGTTTCTCATGGCTGACGACAAGATTCTGCGGGCCGTCACGGCCCAGCGGCCGCGTGACATGGGTTATCTGGCGATGGAGGCTGCGATTCGCGCGTCGAAGGGCAAGTCGATGGACTCGAAGAAAGTCGTGCCGGTCGAACTGTTTCAGCGTGGCGACGACGCCAGACTAAAAGCCTATCTTCGGTCGCTCGATCAATGA
- a CDS encoding MltA domain-containing protein, giving the protein MPFRRFPFCIFVLVIGFAMAGCQKPVEPVPMGNIEKNYDRPLPPGQFALRKLTDESQYPNFAEGWYKAKGVGLREAVQQSMLYLKSPSSRKYFPMGPITHEKAVATLPLFLQVLDQSDSPERLNQLIRQYFDVYVSVGCDDEGTVLFTGYYSPIFDGSMTQTEHFRYPLYKLPAEIKKDDEGNVVGGPWRTREEIESQRLLAGEELVWLGDRFETYVVTVQGSGFIRMPDGSLYEVGYAGNNGHDYTPIGKMLIADGKIDRNRLSLATMIRHFQQYPQDMDQYLFQNKRYIFFKESSGGPYGCLGKRVTPLHSIATDKEIFPRASLCFLDTRVPEEGGQTMRPFRNFVLDQDRGAAIRAPGRCDIYMGVGDRAGQMAGFTYSEGRMYYLFAKDGVNSIESVAGGGDENGRVDDGMGRRR; this is encoded by the coding sequence ATGCCGTTTCGCCGTTTTCCGTTCTGTATTTTCGTTCTCGTGATCGGGTTCGCGATGGCCGGTTGTCAGAAGCCGGTTGAGCCCGTTCCGATGGGCAATATCGAAAAGAACTATGATCGGCCGTTACCGCCGGGCCAGTTCGCGCTCCGCAAACTGACCGACGAATCCCAGTACCCGAATTTTGCGGAAGGCTGGTACAAGGCGAAAGGGGTCGGACTTCGGGAAGCTGTTCAACAGAGCATGCTGTATCTGAAGAGTCCCTCCAGCCGGAAATACTTTCCGATGGGGCCAATCACCCATGAGAAGGCGGTTGCCACACTGCCGCTATTCCTTCAAGTGCTTGATCAGTCTGACAGTCCCGAGCGTCTGAATCAACTGATACGGCAGTATTTCGATGTGTACGTTTCGGTTGGATGCGACGATGAGGGCACGGTGCTGTTCACCGGATACTATTCGCCGATTTTCGACGGCAGCATGACGCAGACCGAGCACTTCCGCTATCCGCTTTACAAGTTGCCGGCGGAAATCAAGAAAGACGACGAGGGCAACGTGGTCGGCGGACCGTGGCGAACGCGGGAGGAAATCGAGTCGCAGCGACTGCTCGCGGGCGAGGAACTCGTCTGGCTCGGCGATCGATTCGAGACTTATGTCGTGACGGTACAAGGCTCAGGCTTTATACGAATGCCGGATGGATCGCTCTATGAAGTGGGTTATGCAGGCAATAACGGGCATGACTATACGCCAATTGGCAAGATGCTCATCGCGGATGGAAAGATCGACCGCAATCGACTTTCGCTCGCGACGATGATTCGGCACTTTCAGCAGTATCCGCAGGACATGGATCAATATCTATTCCAGAACAAGCGATACATCTTCTTCAAAGAATCGTCGGGTGGGCCGTACGGCTGTCTGGGCAAGCGCGTAACGCCGTTGCACTCCATCGCAACTGACAAAGAGATTTTCCCACGCGCGTCGCTCTGCTTTCTTGATACCAGGGTTCCGGAGGAAGGCGGCCAAACCATGCGGCCCTTCCGGAATTTCGTTCTGGACCAGGACCGTGGGGCAGCGATTCGCGCTCCTGGCCGTTGTGACATTTACATGGGCGTCGGCGATCGGGCGGGGCAGATGGCGGGCTTCACCTACAGCGAAGGCCGCATGTACTATTTATTCGCGAAGGATGGCGTGAATTCGATTGAATCGGTGGCCGGCGGCGGTGATGAGAACGGCCGAGTCGATGATGGCATGGGACGCCGGCGCTGA
- a CDS encoding thioredoxin family protein: protein MKRERLYLMASLVLLMATATRAEEPFADLTFDEALAKAGKENKVVMIDFFTTWCGPCKMLDRSTWPNPDVRKLLSEKAIPIKVDAEKNRPLSQKYAISSYPQLVFIRPDGTEIDRIVGFVGPDVFIQSASGPLAGKDRITIMREALASNPNDPIQRLRLGDAMVQRGKLDEALVEYLWCFDEGPKHKPEFASIRNAFLAGKIAGLGQRNPAAVAALEQRRGEASKALLAATGRAEQGADAAAAPKHSLTESAATVVAIDRALMRSAGSIALYDQLKSQGETATDARRALASSLFDALWNAKRYEDMLNDCGDPDKRFGDDVARYTAGLPEMEKQDPRAKEFMRAQVITPAARFVEALLATKRLDAADALSRKVIEFDGTGRAYAALISNAVRAGDNKFAESLAAQARQKLSPKELAAIEPVLRSIPGEVAPTSAPAQP, encoded by the coding sequence ATGAAACGCGAGAGATTGTATCTAATGGCATCCTTGGTCCTGCTCATGGCAACCGCGACCCGGGCGGAAGAGCCCTTTGCCGACCTGACTTTCGACGAGGCCCTCGCGAAGGCCGGAAAAGAGAATAAGGTCGTCATGATTGATTTCTTTACGACCTGGTGTGGACCGTGCAAGATGCTCGATCGTTCGACCTGGCCCAATCCGGACGTGCGAAAGTTGCTCAGCGAGAAGGCGATCCCGATAAAGGTCGATGCCGAAAAGAATCGTCCCCTCAGCCAGAAATACGCCATTTCCTCCTATCCGCAGCTCGTATTCATCAGACCGGACGGCACTGAAATTGACCGCATTGTCGGATTCGTGGGGCCTGACGTATTCATTCAGAGCGCGTCCGGCCCGCTTGCCGGAAAAGACCGTATCACGATCATGAGAGAAGCGCTGGCATCCAATCCAAACGATCCGATTCAACGATTGCGCCTCGGTGACGCGATGGTTCAGCGCGGCAAGCTCGATGAAGCGCTCGTCGAGTATCTCTGGTGTTTCGATGAGGGACCCAAACACAAGCCCGAATTCGCGAGTATTCGCAACGCGTTTCTTGCCGGAAAGATCGCCGGCCTGGGCCAGCGAAATCCGGCCGCCGTCGCCGCACTCGAGCAACGCCGCGGTGAAGCATCCAAGGCGCTTCTGGCCGCGACCGGACGGGCTGAACAGGGTGCGGACGCCGCCGCTGCGCCGAAGCATTCGCTGACCGAATCGGCCGCGACCGTCGTGGCGATCGACCGCGCCCTGATGCGCTCGGCAGGCTCCATTGCGCTATACGACCAGCTCAAGTCACAGGGTGAGACCGCCACCGATGCACGAAGAGCGCTCGCGAGCAGTCTGTTCGATGCGCTTTGGAACGCGAAACGGTATGAGGACATGCTCAATGACTGCGGCGATCCCGACAAGCGATTCGGTGACGATGTCGCCCGTTACACGGCGGGACTGCCGGAAATGGAGAAACAGGACCCGCGGGCAAAAGAGTTCATGCGTGCCCAGGTCATCACACCCGCTGCGAGATTCGTGGAAGCGCTTCTGGCGACAAAACGGCTCGACGCCGCTGACGCCCTGTCCAGGAAGGTGATCGAATTCGATGGGACGGGCCGAGCGTATGCCGCGCTCATCTCGAATGCCGTTCGGGCCGGTGATAATAAGTTCGCCGAATCGCTGGCGGCGCAGGCCAGACAGAAGCTGTCACCCAAGGAACTTGCCGCCATCGAACCCGTGCTCAGAAGCATCCCCGGCGAAGTCGCGCCGACATCCGCTCCGGCCCAGCCATGA
- a CDS encoding sugar ABC transporter ATP-binding protein, protein MTHTTRLETISLRKEYPGTVALDAVSVSFTVGRVTALIGKNGAGKSTLIKILSGAIRPTCGELRLDGRALELRSPRDALARGIGTVHQELSLVPSLSVAENILLNRLPLRRGLMSAVVDWRSAYAIAESVLADLGVSLDVQSRAGSLSVAQQQIVEIARVVSFRPRVVMFDEPTSALARTEVERLFEAIRNLAARGVIVIYITHRLHELSRVADEVTALRDGKLVGTIPIREASTPTVVRMMFGDAAPTPHRPSAVEPGPPVLEVRDLSYRDKLNGVSFSVGRGEIVGIGGMLGSGRSELLHSIFGSLRYDRGEVLVNGESVCRATPAGMKRLGVALTPESRKTQSIVPRMSIRDNACLAALRRISSWGFIRGSKQRRMVEFNVRELQIAVSSVDRPITSLSGGNQQKVVIGNWLNTEPSVMLFDEPTRGIDVQAKGQIFDILRSLSSRGIACVFVSSELEELLEVCHRIVVLHGGKAKASLDTSGLTVDRLFAACMGEG, encoded by the coding sequence ATGACGCATACGACTCGGCTTGAGACGATCTCACTACGGAAAGAGTATCCGGGCACGGTCGCGCTTGATGCCGTGTCGGTTTCATTCACTGTCGGCCGCGTGACGGCGCTGATCGGGAAGAACGGCGCCGGCAAGAGCACGTTAATCAAGATTTTGTCGGGGGCGATCCGGCCCACTTGCGGCGAACTGCGTCTGGACGGCCGCGCGCTGGAGCTGCGCTCACCGCGCGATGCACTGGCACGCGGCATCGGCACGGTGCATCAGGAGTTGAGCCTGGTTCCATCGCTCAGCGTGGCCGAGAACATCCTGCTCAACCGTCTGCCGCTTCGGCGCGGTCTTATGTCCGCGGTTGTCGATTGGCGTTCGGCCTATGCGATCGCCGAGTCGGTCCTGGCCGATCTGGGTGTGTCGCTTGACGTGCAAAGCCGGGCCGGCAGCTTGAGCGTCGCACAGCAGCAGATTGTCGAGATTGCGCGTGTGGTATCCTTTCGTCCGCGCGTGGTGATGTTCGACGAGCCAACCTCGGCGCTGGCTCGCACGGAAGTGGAGCGCCTGTTTGAGGCGATTCGCAATCTGGCGGCTCGCGGCGTGATCGTGATTTACATCACCCATCGGCTCCACGAACTGTCGCGGGTGGCGGACGAGGTGACCGCGCTGCGAGACGGCAAGTTGGTCGGCACGATTCCAATTCGCGAGGCGTCCACTCCCACCGTTGTGCGCATGATGTTCGGGGACGCGGCGCCGACGCCGCACAGACCGTCCGCCGTGGAGCCTGGGCCGCCTGTTCTGGAAGTGAGGGACCTGTCATATCGCGACAAGCTGAACGGCGTGTCGTTCTCGGTCGGTCGAGGCGAAATTGTCGGTATCGGCGGCATGCTCGGTTCGGGTCGAAGCGAGTTGCTTCATTCGATATTCGGAAGCCTTCGATATGACCGCGGCGAGGTGCTGGTGAACGGGGAATCGGTTTGCAGGGCCACGCCGGCCGGCATGAAACGTCTTGGCGTGGCCTTGACACCCGAGAGCCGCAAGACGCAGAGCATCGTGCCTCGGATGTCGATACGAGACAACGCGTGTCTGGCCGCATTGCGGCGGATCAGCTCATGGGGTTTCATTCGTGGTTCGAAACAGCGCCGGATGGTCGAATTCAATGTGCGCGAACTTCAGATCGCGGTGTCGAGCGTTGATCGTCCAATCACCTCGCTATCCGGCGGAAATCAGCAGAAAGTGGTGATCGGGAACTGGCTGAACACCGAGCCGTCGGTGATGCTCTTTGACGAACCGACACGGGGAATCGATGTTCAGGCCAAGGGGCAGATATTCGACATTCTGCGATCACTGAGCAGCCGGGGCATCGCATGTGTGTTTGTTTCGAGTGAACTGGAGGAACTCCTGGAAGTGTGTCATCGCATCGTGGTGCTTCACGGCGGCAAGGCGAAGGCGAGTCTGGATACATCGGGACTCACGGTTGATCGGCTCTTCGCGGCCTGCATGGGCGAGGGATAA